A genomic region of Caulobacter sp. NIBR2454 contains the following coding sequences:
- a CDS encoding peptidylprolyl isomerase, giving the protein MTLAARRPAFLIVALLAACLTLAACGRTPGTEKPPEPGDEIVARVDSRPVWTSDVKREAVAQGLIGEGDPLDPSSDLFRRVLDEVVDQKLLAAEALKRKLDKDPAAQRRLAAARERILGDMLVEGVVEKAVNDNAIRGLYQEQLKLSKRSEEIKARQILVPTQADGEAVRKLLAAGASFEALAMERSTDAATRFNGGDLGYFTVDVMPEAYAAALKDAAVGSLVGPFATEGGFAIVKVEDKRTEEPITIEAARPQIVRFLTYDQVRDLLEKLRAKAKVETLLPGQPEIPGAPREPASAPAAQTSPAKAN; this is encoded by the coding sequence ATGACCTTGGCCGCAAGACGCCCCGCCTTTCTGATCGTCGCCCTGTTGGCGGCGTGCCTGACCTTGGCCGCCTGCGGGCGCACGCCGGGGACCGAAAAGCCGCCGGAGCCGGGGGACGAGATCGTCGCCCGCGTCGACAGCCGTCCGGTCTGGACCAGCGACGTCAAGCGCGAAGCCGTGGCCCAGGGCCTGATCGGCGAGGGCGACCCCCTCGATCCGTCGTCGGACCTGTTCCGCCGGGTGCTGGACGAGGTGGTCGATCAAAAGCTGCTGGCCGCCGAGGCTTTGAAGCGCAAGCTGGACAAGGACCCGGCCGCCCAACGCCGCCTGGCCGCCGCCCGCGAACGCATCCTGGGCGACATGCTGGTCGAGGGGGTTGTGGAGAAGGCGGTCAACGACAACGCCATCCGCGGCCTCTATCAGGAGCAGCTGAAGCTCTCGAAGCGATCCGAAGAGATCAAGGCGCGCCAGATCCTCGTCCCGACCCAGGCCGACGGCGAGGCGGTGCGCAAGTTGCTGGCCGCCGGCGCCTCGTTCGAGGCCCTGGCCATGGAACGCTCCACCGACGCGGCGACCCGCTTCAACGGCGGCGACCTCGGCTACTTCACCGTCGACGTCATGCCCGAGGCCTATGCCGCCGCGCTCAAGGACGCCGCCGTCGGCTCGCTGGTCGGCCCGTTCGCCACCGAGGGCGGCTTCGCCATCGTGAAGGTCGAGGACAAGCGCACCGAAGAGCCGATCACCATCGAGGCCGCCCGACCGCAGATTGTCCGCTTCCTGACCTATGATCAGGTCCGCGACCTGCTGGAGAAGCTGCGCGCCAAGGCCAAGGTCGAGACCCTGCTGCCTGGCCAGCCAGAGATTCCCGGCGCGCCGCGCGAACCAGCCTCCGCTCCCGCCGCCCAAACCTCCCCCGCTAAGGCGAACTGA
- a CDS encoding TetR/AcrR family transcriptional regulator, with protein sequence MPRVLSTAEISDFRERLCAVAERLFAERGAEGVTLRQVAAELGVSAMTPYRYFKDKDEILAAVRTSAFERFASAMEAAYAGTTGDARVKSQAVAAAYMQFATESPQAYRLMVDIAQLNEADYPELVAAVERSRATMTAYVQGLVDEGVVAGDPYQIGLAFWAAMHGVMSLRLAGKLPQEDEAAVRGLIFHALGKGLKPS encoded by the coding sequence ATGCCCCGCGTCCTCTCCACGGCTGAAATCTCCGACTTCCGCGAGCGCTTGTGCGCCGTGGCGGAGCGGCTGTTCGCCGAGCGGGGCGCGGAGGGGGTGACCCTGCGCCAGGTGGCGGCGGAGCTGGGTGTCAGCGCCATGACCCCCTATCGCTACTTCAAGGACAAGGACGAGATCCTGGCCGCCGTGCGGACCAGCGCCTTCGAGCGCTTCGCCTCGGCCATGGAGGCGGCTTATGCGGGCACGACAGGCGATGCGCGCGTCAAATCCCAAGCGGTGGCCGCCGCCTACATGCAGTTCGCCACCGAAAGTCCCCAGGCCTATCGCCTGATGGTCGACATCGCCCAGCTCAACGAGGCGGACTATCCCGAACTGGTCGCGGCGGTGGAGCGATCGCGCGCCACCATGACCGCCTATGTCCAGGGGCTGGTGGATGAGGGCGTGGTGGCGGGCGACCCGTACCAGATCGGCCTGGCGTTCTGGGCAGCCATGCATGGGGTGATGAGCCTGCGCCTGGCTGGGAAGCTGCCGCAGGAGGATGAGGCGGCCGTGCGCGGACTGATCTTCCACGCCCTGGGCAAGGGGCTCAAGCCAAGCTGA
- a CDS encoding S9 family peptidase, whose protein sequence is MRHIVPVALAAILSAGSAQAQVLTPERVFADPDLNGPKALGVALSPDGKRVTYRKAKVEDQKVTDLWAVDVKGGEPYRLVDARALSPEGKTLSEAEVARRERMRIAQTGVVEYHWDEQGRFILVPVDGDLFLAEAAGGQVRRLTQTGGDEVDGKVSPKGTYVSFVREQNLYVMPLAGGAERALTTDGKDTVAWATAEFIAQEEMDRDTGYWWSPDETKIALTRVDESGVDVVPRLDIGASGATSVAQRYPRAGRPNAVVEVYVHDLASGEKVKVDLGADTDIYVARVNWSKDGKTLYVQRQTRDQQRLDLLAVDPATGAARVILTETSPHWVELTDDFKPLKDGSFLWSSEKSGFRHLYLHAADGRLIRQVTKGEWPMDALEGVDEAKGLALFSASIDTPLERRLYSISYKSPAAPKALTPAGGWWTVDVADKGGAFTGTYSDPATPPRTALYDATGKRVRWIEENRLDASHPYAPYVASHRAPTFGTIKAADGQDLYYGLTTPPNFDPSKKYPVVVLVYGGPTSQTVARKWYEPRERLFLDAGYVVFRLDNRGSVNRSVAFKTALDRKLGTVEVADQVAGANFLKTLPYVDPARIGVVGWSYGGYMSLMLLTEPNSGFTAGISGAPPTDWSLYDTHYTERFMGTPQGNVAGYKASEVGPRLKNLSGDLLLVHGMSDDNVIFENATRVMAQMQAAAQPFETMLYPGERHSVVRSPSKGLHVWKTYLDFLGRKLKPGT, encoded by the coding sequence ATGCGCCATATCGTTCCCGTCGCCCTCGCTGCGATCCTGTCCGCCGGTTCCGCCCAGGCCCAAGTCCTCACGCCCGAGCGCGTCTTCGCCGATCCGGACCTCAATGGTCCAAAGGCCTTGGGCGTGGCCCTGTCGCCGGACGGCAAGCGCGTCACCTATCGCAAGGCCAAGGTCGAGGATCAGAAGGTCACCGACCTGTGGGCAGTGGATGTAAAGGGCGGCGAGCCCTATCGCCTGGTGGACGCCCGCGCCCTGTCACCTGAGGGCAAGACCCTGTCAGAAGCAGAGGTCGCCCGCCGCGAGCGCATGCGCATCGCCCAGACCGGCGTCGTCGAATACCACTGGGACGAACAGGGCCGCTTCATCCTGGTTCCCGTGGACGGCGACCTGTTCCTGGCCGAGGCGGCTGGCGGTCAGGTCCGACGCCTTACCCAGACCGGTGGCGACGAGGTGGACGGCAAGGTCTCGCCCAAGGGGACCTACGTCTCCTTCGTCCGCGAGCAGAACCTCTATGTCATGCCCCTGGCCGGCGGGGCCGAGCGCGCCCTGACCACGGACGGCAAGGACACCGTCGCCTGGGCCACGGCCGAATTCATCGCTCAGGAGGAGATGGACCGCGACACCGGCTACTGGTGGTCGCCGGACGAGACGAAGATCGCCCTGACCCGCGTGGATGAAAGCGGCGTGGACGTGGTGCCCCGTCTGGACATCGGCGCGTCGGGCGCGACCTCGGTGGCCCAGCGCTATCCGCGCGCCGGCCGGCCCAACGCCGTGGTCGAGGTGTATGTCCACGACCTGGCCAGCGGCGAGAAGGTCAAGGTCGATCTGGGCGCCGACACGGACATCTATGTCGCCCGGGTGAACTGGTCCAAGGATGGCAAGACGCTCTACGTCCAGCGCCAGACCCGCGATCAGCAGCGCCTGGACTTGCTGGCGGTCGATCCGGCCACGGGCGCGGCCCGGGTGATCCTGACCGAGACATCGCCCCACTGGGTCGAACTGACCGACGACTTCAAGCCGCTCAAGGACGGCTCATTTCTGTGGTCGTCGGAAAAGTCCGGCTTCCGCCACCTGTACCTGCACGCCGCCGACGGTCGCCTGATCCGTCAGGTGACCAAGGGCGAATGGCCCATGGACGCGCTGGAGGGCGTGGACGAGGCCAAGGGCCTGGCCCTGTTCTCGGCCTCCATCGACACGCCGCTGGAGCGCCGTCTCTATTCGATCAGCTACAAGTCACCCGCCGCGCCCAAGGCCCTGACCCCCGCCGGCGGGTGGTGGACGGTCGACGTGGCCGACAAGGGCGGCGCCTTCACCGGGACCTATTCGGACCCCGCCACCCCGCCGCGCACCGCGCTTTACGATGCGACGGGCAAGCGCGTGCGCTGGATCGAGGAGAACCGCCTCGACGCCAGCCACCCCTACGCGCCCTATGTCGCCAGCCATCGCGCCCCGACCTTCGGCACGATCAAGGCCGCCGACGGTCAGGACCTCTATTACGGCCTGACCACCCCGCCGAACTTCGACCCGTCCAAGAAGTATCCCGTCGTGGTTCTGGTCTATGGCGGCCCCACCAGCCAGACAGTGGCCAGGAAGTGGTACGAGCCGCGCGAGCGTTTGTTCCTCGACGCCGGCTATGTGGTCTTCCGTCTGGATAACCGGGGCTCGGTGAACCGCTCGGTGGCCTTCAAGACCGCTCTGGACCGCAAGCTGGGCACGGTGGAGGTGGCCGACCAGGTCGCCGGCGCGAACTTCCTCAAGACCCTGCCTTATGTGGACCCCGCCCGGATCGGCGTCGTGGGCTGGTCCTACGGCGGCTACATGTCCCTGATGCTGCTGACCGAGCCCAATTCCGGCTTCACGGCTGGGATCAGCGGCGCGCCGCCCACCGACTGGTCCCTGTACGACACTCACTACACCGAGCGTTTCATGGGCACGCCCCAGGGCAACGTCGCCGGCTACAAGGCCTCGGAAGTCGGACCGCGCCTGAAGAACCTGTCGGGCGACCTGTTGCTGGTCCACGGCATGAGCGACGATAACGTCATCTTCGAGAACGCCACCCGCGTGATGGCCCAGATGCAGGCCGCGGCCCAACCGTTCGAGACGATGCTGTACCCCGGCGAACGCCACAGCGTGGTGCGAAGCCCATCCAAGGGCCTGCACGTCTGGAAGACGTATCTGGATTTCCTGGGGCGTAAGCTGAAGCCGGGGACGTAG
- a CDS encoding acetyl-CoA carboxylase carboxyltransferase subunit alpha translates to MAAHYLEFERPIAELESKIEELSRLSETAGPGAFDAEIEALRTRAGKLRAEAYAGLNAWQKTQVARHPQRPHFVDYVGALIDEFVELRGDRKFADDQAIVGGLGRFRGVPVVVMGHEKGHDTTTRLKHNFGMARPEGYRKAVRLMDMAERFNLPVISFVDTAGAYPGIGAEERGQSEAIARSTERCLTLGTPMIATIVGEGGSGGAIAIAGANRVLILEHSIYSVISPEGAASILWRDGARAKDAAEQMKITAQDLIKLGIVDRIVDEPAGGAHSDPAAAIKAVGDAVEEELNALSALSPDELRKQRADRFYAIGRKGLA, encoded by the coding sequence ATGGCTGCGCATTATCTCGAATTCGAACGGCCCATCGCCGAGCTCGAATCCAAGATCGAAGAACTTTCCCGACTGTCCGAGACGGCTGGTCCTGGCGCGTTCGACGCCGAGATCGAGGCCCTGCGCACCCGCGCCGGCAAGCTGCGAGCCGAGGCCTATGCGGGCCTGAACGCCTGGCAGAAGACCCAGGTCGCGCGCCACCCGCAACGCCCGCACTTCGTGGACTATGTCGGCGCCCTGATCGACGAGTTCGTCGAGCTGCGCGGCGACCGCAAGTTCGCCGACGATCAGGCCATCGTGGGCGGCCTCGGGCGTTTCCGGGGCGTGCCCGTGGTCGTCATGGGCCATGAGAAGGGCCACGACACCACCACCCGCCTGAAGCACAACTTCGGCATGGCCCGCCCCGAAGGCTATCGCAAGGCGGTGCGCCTGATGGACATGGCCGAGCGCTTCAACCTGCCGGTCATCAGCTTCGTCGACACCGCCGGCGCCTATCCGGGCATCGGGGCCGAGGAGCGCGGCCAGTCGGAAGCCATCGCCCGGTCCACCGAGCGCTGCCTGACCCTGGGCACGCCGATGATCGCCACCATCGTGGGTGAAGGCGGTTCGGGCGGGGCCATCGCCATCGCCGGCGCCAACCGCGTGCTGATTCTGGAGCACTCGATCTATTCGGTGATCAGCCCTGAAGGCGCGGCCTCGATCCTGTGGCGCGATGGCGCCCGGGCCAAGGACGCCGCCGAGCAGATGAAGATCACCGCCCAGGACCTGATCAAGCTGGGCATCGTCGACCGCATCGTGGATGAGCCGGCCGGCGGAGCCCATTCGGACCCGGCCGCGGCGATCAAGGCCGTGGGCGACGCGGTGGAGGAAGAGTTGAACGCCCTGTCCGCCCTGTCGCCGGACGAACTGCGCAAGCAGCGGGCCGACCGCTTCTACGCCATCGGCCGCAAGGGTCTGGCCTAG
- a CDS encoding NADH:flavin oxidoreductase/NADH oxidase — translation MTTPALFTPLTLRGVTLKNRIAVSPMCQYSATDGVPNDWHFVHLGRFAIGGAGLVMVEATAVEAEGRITHGDLGLWNDEQQGRLARIAAFLKSQGAVPAIQIGHAGRKASTHRPFEGGHPITTENARPGESAWQTVAPSAIPFADGYHTPRALTVEEIHGLTAKFVDSAKRALAAGFEVLEIHGAHGYLLTEFLSPISNHRSDQYGGDFQGRTRFLLETVEAVRAVWPDDKPLFVRLSTVDGTPGGWSLEDSVVLAGELKARGVDVIDSSSGGLTPSMETANRPAPLYQTPYAEAVRRDAGIATMAVGLITQPQEAEAIIADGQADIVALGRAMLENPNWAQDAKAALDPEHIGDDAWPLATGYAVKSLKGFKAKRGLA, via the coding sequence ATGACCACGCCTGCTCTGTTCACGCCCCTGACCCTTCGCGGGGTAACGCTGAAGAACCGCATCGCGGTGTCCCCGATGTGTCAGTACTCGGCGACGGACGGCGTGCCCAACGACTGGCATTTCGTGCATCTGGGCCGCTTCGCCATCGGCGGCGCCGGTCTGGTGATGGTCGAAGCTACCGCCGTGGAAGCGGAAGGCCGCATCACCCACGGCGACCTTGGGCTGTGGAACGACGAGCAACAGGGGCGACTCGCCCGGATCGCCGCCTTCCTCAAGAGCCAGGGCGCGGTTCCGGCCATCCAGATCGGCCACGCCGGCCGCAAGGCCAGCACCCACCGCCCCTTCGAGGGCGGCCATCCGATCACGACCGAGAACGCCAGGCCGGGCGAATCCGCCTGGCAGACCGTCGCCCCCAGCGCCATTCCCTTCGCCGACGGCTATCACACGCCTCGCGCGCTGACGGTCGAGGAAATCCATGGCCTGACCGCCAAGTTCGTGGACAGCGCCAAGCGCGCCCTGGCCGCCGGGTTCGAGGTGCTGGAGATCCATGGCGCTCACGGCTACCTGCTGACCGAATTCCTGTCGCCGATCTCCAACCACCGCAGCGACCAGTACGGCGGCGACTTCCAGGGCCGCACGCGGTTCCTGCTGGAGACCGTCGAGGCCGTCCGCGCCGTGTGGCCCGACGACAAGCCGCTGTTCGTGCGCCTGTCCACCGTGGACGGTACGCCGGGCGGCTGGTCGCTGGAGGACAGCGTGGTCCTGGCCGGCGAGCTCAAGGCGCGGGGCGTTGATGTCATCGACAGCTCCTCCGGCGGGCTGACGCCGTCGATGGAGACGGCCAACCGCCCGGCGCCGCTGTACCAGACGCCCTATGCCGAGGCCGTGCGCCGCGACGCCGGGATCGCCACCATGGCCGTGGGCCTCATCACCCAGCCGCAGGAAGCCGAGGCGATCATCGCCGACGGTCAGGCCGACATCGTCGCTCTGGGCCGCGCCATGCTGGAGAACCCCAACTGGGCGCAGGACGCCAAGGCCGCGCTTGATCCCGAACATATCGGAGACGACGCCTGGCCTCTGGCGACCGGCTATGCGGTGAAGTCCTTAAAGGGTTTCAAGGCCAAGCGTGGCCTAGCCTGA
- the secA gene encoding preprotein translocase subunit SecA, which translates to MLGFAKKLFGSSNERKVKGYQARVAKINALEPQFEALSDAELAGKTAEFRARHEKGESLDALLPEAFAAVREAAKRAIGLRHFDVQMVGGMVLHGGGIAEMRTGEGKTLVGTLPVYLNALSGKGVHVITVNDYLASRDSDWMGRVYKFLGLSVGVIVNGLSQGQRQAAYRCDITYGTNNEFGFDYLRDNLVYDVREMVQRGHNFAIVDEVDSILIDEARTPLIISGPTEDRSELYKIIDALVKELIKDTTTFDHDEKQRQVILTEEGQERIEEMLTEGGHLAEDTAGLYDAANVSLVHHVNQALRANVLYTRDKDYIVKGGEVVLIDEFTGRMMSGRRLSEGLHQAIEAKEGADIQPENQTLASVTIQNYFRLYSKLSGMTGTAATEAQEFGDIYKMDVSEIPTNRPIKRIDFDDEVYRTEAEKNAAILKQVEDCYVRGQPILVGTASIEKSELLSELMNKHSFEVDGKTTKGIPHNVLNARYHEQEALIVADAGVPGAVTIATNMAGRGTDIQLGGNVDMKLAAWREEQAGLGIEVSAEREKERRAEIETEIKDLKIKALEAGGLYVLGTERHESRRIDNQLRGRTGRQGDPGTSKFFLSCEDDLLRIFAGDRLDAIMRTFGVQEGEAITHPWLNRAIATAQKKVEQRNYEIRKNLLKYDDVVNDQRKAVFEQRQEFMEASDLSEIVAEMREDVIDDLIARHLPPKAYAEQWDIDGLEERVDHIFGMKLPLKDWAAEEGIANEEIRERLAAAVNARAAERETLLSPEQTRQIEKNFLLQMVDLQWREHLMHLDHLRNVIGLRGYAQRDPLNEYKTEAFSLFEKLLIDLRTNTTRWLMTVEIQMADPTPEPTPSGLIEVHMDPNTGENERAAAMFGGAPGDSQAREALPVSALPEGWDRTSRNAPCPCGSNKKFKHCHGALV; encoded by the coding sequence ATGCTCGGCTTCGCCAAAAAGCTTTTCGGCTCCTCCAACGAACGCAAGGTGAAGGGCTATCAGGCCCGTGTCGCCAAGATCAACGCGCTCGAGCCGCAGTTCGAGGCCCTCAGCGACGCCGAACTGGCGGGCAAGACCGCCGAGTTCCGGGCGCGTCACGAGAAGGGCGAGTCCCTGGACGCCCTGCTGCCGGAAGCCTTCGCGGCGGTCCGTGAAGCGGCCAAGCGCGCTATCGGCCTGCGGCATTTCGACGTGCAGATGGTCGGCGGCATGGTCCTGCATGGCGGCGGCATCGCCGAAATGCGGACCGGCGAAGGCAAGACCCTGGTCGGCACCCTGCCCGTCTATCTGAACGCCCTGAGCGGCAAGGGCGTCCACGTCATCACCGTCAACGACTACCTGGCCAGCCGCGACAGCGACTGGATGGGCCGTGTCTATAAGTTCCTGGGCCTGTCGGTGGGCGTGATCGTCAACGGCCTGAGCCAGGGCCAGCGTCAAGCGGCCTATCGCTGCGACATAACCTACGGCACCAACAACGAGTTCGGCTTCGACTATCTGCGCGACAACCTCGTCTATGACGTGCGCGAGATGGTCCAGCGCGGCCACAACTTCGCGATCGTCGACGAAGTCGACTCCATCCTGATCGACGAGGCCCGCACGCCGCTGATCATCTCGGGCCCAACCGAGGACCGCAGCGAGCTCTACAAGATCATCGACGCGCTCGTGAAAGAGCTGATCAAGGACACCACGACCTTCGATCACGACGAGAAGCAGCGCCAGGTCATCCTCACCGAGGAGGGCCAGGAGCGCATCGAGGAGATGCTGACCGAGGGCGGGCACCTGGCCGAGGACACGGCCGGCCTCTATGACGCGGCCAACGTCTCGCTGGTCCACCACGTAAACCAGGCCCTGCGCGCCAACGTCCTGTACACGCGCGACAAGGATTACATCGTCAAGGGCGGCGAAGTGGTCCTGATCGACGAGTTCACCGGCCGCATGATGTCCGGCCGCCGCCTGTCCGAAGGCCTGCACCAGGCCATCGAGGCCAAGGAAGGCGCCGACATCCAGCCCGAGAACCAGACCCTGGCCTCGGTGACGATCCAGAACTACTTCCGCCTCTATTCCAAGCTGTCGGGCATGACCGGCACCGCGGCCACCGAGGCCCAGGAATTCGGCGACATCTACAAGATGGACGTGTCGGAAATCCCGACCAACCGGCCGATCAAGCGCATCGACTTCGACGACGAGGTCTATCGTACCGAAGCCGAGAAGAACGCCGCCATCCTCAAGCAGGTCGAGGACTGCTACGTCCGCGGCCAGCCGATCCTGGTGGGCACCGCCTCGATCGAGAAGTCCGAGCTGCTCTCGGAGCTGATGAACAAGCACAGCTTCGAAGTCGATGGCAAGACGACCAAGGGCATCCCGCACAACGTGCTGAACGCGCGCTACCACGAACAGGAAGCCCTGATCGTGGCGGACGCCGGCGTTCCTGGCGCGGTGACCATCGCCACCAACATGGCCGGCCGCGGCACCGACATCCAGCTGGGCGGCAACGTCGACATGAAGCTGGCCGCCTGGCGCGAAGAGCAGGCCGGCCTGGGCATCGAGGTCAGCGCCGAGCGTGAAAAAGAGCGCCGCGCCGAGATCGAGACCGAGATCAAGGACCTGAAGATCAAGGCGCTGGAAGCCGGCGGCCTGTACGTCCTGGGCACCGAGCGCCACGAGAGCCGCCGCATCGACAACCAGCTTCGCGGCCGTACCGGCCGTCAGGGCGACCCGGGCACCTCGAAGTTCTTCCTGTCCTGCGAGGACGACCTGCTGCGCATCTTCGCCGGCGACCGTCTGGACGCGATCATGCGCACTTTCGGCGTTCAGGAGGGTGAGGCCATCACCCACCCCTGGCTGAACCGCGCCATCGCCACCGCCCAGAAGAAGGTCGAGCAGCGCAACTACGAGATCCGCAAGAACCTCCTGAAGTACGACGACGTCGTCAACGACCAGCGCAAGGCCGTGTTCGAGCAGCGCCAGGAGTTCATGGAGGCCTCCGATCTGTCCGAGATCGTCGCTGAAATGCGCGAGGACGTGATCGACGACCTGATCGCCCGTCACCTGCCGCCCAAGGCCTATGCCGAGCAGTGGGACATCGACGGCCTGGAAGAGCGCGTCGACCACATCTTCGGCATGAAGCTGCCGCTGAAGGACTGGGCGGCCGAAGAAGGCATCGCCAACGAAGAGATCCGCGAGCGTCTGGCCGCGGCGGTCAACGCCCGGGCCGCCGAGCGCGAGACCCTGCTAAGCCCCGAGCAGACCCGCCAGATCGAGAAGAACTTCCTGTTGCAGATGGTCGATCTTCAGTGGCGCGAGCACCTGATGCACCTGGACCACCTGCGCAATGTCATCGGCCTGCGCGGCTACGCCCAGCGCGACCCGCTGAATGAATACAAGACCGAGGCCTTCTCGCTGTTCGAGAAGCTGCTGATCGACCTGCGCACCAACACCACCCGCTGGCTGATGACGGTCGAGATCCAGATGGCCGACCCGACGCCGGAGCCGACCCCGTCGGGTCTGATCGAGGTCCACATGGACCCGAACACCGGCGAGAACGAACGCGCCGCGGCCATGTTCGGCGGCGCGCCGGGCGACAGTCAGGCCCGCGAGGCCCTGCCGGTCAGCGCCCTGCCGGAAGGCTGGGACCGCACCAGCCGCAATGCGCCCTGCCCCTGCGGCTCGAACAAGAAGTTCAAGCACTGCCACGGCGCGCTGGTCTGA